The Prosthecobacter vanneervenii genome has a segment encoding these proteins:
- a CDS encoding coiled-coil domain-containing protein: MSIPAYEVENGRELKAPASQSVSAVRVAELAAAATDAQAAYERWRAELSNVQQHHQVRLQELRQITRLHEQKTSEVNRLLSLEASLNEQLGKLNSHRELMLGRLQEINSRYLQDQGRLEQTQQQLSEWQNQKQNVEAQVEAAARQLTGLKAEASVLDERSSELSDLLQKAIDEVTRQQERIVEARGMVVRHETRQQELAVNIARMEVTAQQAEAALKLKQERLAHLEEAGSRATSQVVDLTARCQSLEKDFAQLTAQCRDGDASLNLTRAAIVEERSRLQDARQALEQAVRQRSVLEEEIATLAAQRTAAAARLGELQAEAVQQEQELVSLREQRAESEAEFDDLRASERQAAEALATRRAELARAEEKLGIALNECQEAASQQADLGRSVSELIAQESATTTQVRRLTQELAELGARRQQMQNQIAEAEASLAALHEQQRSLGAEIAALVATRQATTESLNACRAELASTEERLQTTQNDCQATEARLAALAKSVQEREEKESLLGDRIHTLEHQSRHLDTQTQEQSTKLEGLRQERISAEIELQRLGQQHEEVGIRLETRQSEIDTASTRLQQTQEECRQSEERRTSLTHEVDALVLRQQNQENLLKEIEAQIARREQEREAATAATRQAQLEHETTAASVAAVRKELSEQQSNVTAATSKLSELQATTHSTEDTLASIRASLAAEEHKLAETRGAFESLSKELTLAHDIKITQEVLAARQAKVAATEQQLAELTRQVEEATQRRAQLETSVNEATRQIAEATTRCDAVNHQETEARQRVEQLSAQEKDLREEIATLTTSAQQERTLYDELRSISKEARQVHESESSALSAQLKDSRQQISNWESHLSALLDWKERMDHSLSRAQESGDDTPEARSARNEVHMALSAIRHIMDRIQTSKTEVAAAASAPAASPAPEDAKNNTGVLGEIKAGSRLSRLREELQREESRLQFLRQNSRALEIRSRSRPQAQLVLEGQTGSAQDGASYWEERIKRAAADEQSLVEKIAALKEQISELRV, translated from the coding sequence ATGAGCATCCCTGCCTACGAAGTGGAAAATGGTCGTGAACTCAAGGCTCCTGCCTCACAGAGTGTGTCAGCAGTGCGTGTGGCTGAGCTGGCAGCAGCAGCCACAGATGCACAGGCCGCCTACGAGCGCTGGCGTGCAGAGTTGAGCAATGTGCAGCAGCACCATCAGGTGCGTCTTCAGGAGCTTCGCCAGATCACCCGCCTGCATGAGCAGAAGACCTCTGAGGTAAACCGCCTTCTGAGCCTGGAGGCCAGCCTGAACGAGCAGCTGGGCAAGCTGAACAGCCACCGCGAGCTGATGCTCGGCCGGCTGCAGGAGATCAACAGCCGCTATCTGCAGGACCAGGGCCGCTTGGAGCAAACGCAGCAGCAGCTCAGTGAATGGCAGAACCAGAAGCAGAACGTGGAGGCCCAGGTGGAGGCTGCGGCCAGACAGCTCACAGGACTTAAAGCGGAGGCCTCGGTGCTGGACGAGCGCAGCTCGGAGCTTTCCGACCTGCTGCAGAAGGCCATTGATGAAGTCACGCGCCAGCAGGAGCGTATTGTCGAGGCTCGGGGCATGGTGGTCCGCCATGAAACGCGTCAGCAGGAGCTGGCAGTAAACATCGCCCGCATGGAGGTCACCGCCCAGCAGGCCGAGGCTGCGCTGAAGCTCAAGCAGGAGCGCCTGGCTCATCTCGAAGAGGCCGGCAGCCGGGCCACCAGCCAGGTGGTGGATCTCACCGCACGCTGCCAGTCGCTGGAAAAAGACTTTGCCCAGCTCACCGCGCAGTGCCGCGATGGCGATGCCTCGCTGAATCTTACCCGTGCCGCCATCGTGGAAGAGCGCTCACGTTTGCAGGATGCCCGTCAGGCCCTGGAGCAGGCAGTGCGGCAGCGCAGCGTTCTTGAAGAGGAGATCGCCACCCTGGCTGCCCAGCGTACCGCCGCCGCAGCCCGCTTGGGAGAGCTGCAGGCAGAGGCTGTGCAGCAGGAGCAGGAGCTCGTCTCCTTGCGCGAGCAACGTGCCGAGAGCGAGGCCGAGTTTGACGATCTGCGCGCCTCCGAGCGCCAGGCAGCCGAGGCGCTGGCCACCCGCCGTGCGGAGCTGGCACGTGCCGAGGAAAAGCTGGGCATCGCATTGAATGAATGCCAGGAGGCCGCCTCGCAGCAGGCAGATCTGGGGCGCTCAGTCTCCGAACTGATCGCTCAGGAGTCCGCCACCACCACTCAGGTCCGCCGCCTCACCCAGGAGCTGGCAGAGCTGGGCGCGCGCCGTCAGCAGATGCAGAACCAGATCGCCGAGGCGGAGGCCTCTCTGGCCGCTCTCCATGAGCAGCAGCGCAGTCTGGGAGCTGAGATCGCCGCGCTCGTGGCCACGCGTCAGGCCACCACGGAATCTCTCAATGCCTGCCGCGCCGAGCTGGCCTCTACAGAGGAGCGCCTGCAAACCACTCAAAATGACTGTCAGGCCACCGAAGCCCGCCTGGCCGCGCTGGCCAAGAGCGTGCAGGAACGTGAGGAGAAGGAATCTCTTCTCGGCGATCGCATTCACACGCTGGAGCATCAGTCCCGCCATCTTGACACGCAGACGCAGGAGCAGTCCACCAAGCTCGAAGGTCTGCGCCAGGAGCGCATCAGCGCGGAGATCGAGCTCCAGCGCCTGGGCCAGCAGCATGAAGAGGTCGGCATCCGTCTGGAGACGCGCCAGTCTGAGATCGACACAGCTTCCACACGTCTGCAGCAGACGCAGGAGGAGTGCCGCCAGTCCGAAGAGCGCCGCACCTCGCTCACGCATGAGGTGGACGCTCTCGTGCTGCGTCAGCAGAATCAGGAAAACCTGCTCAAGGAGATCGAGGCCCAGATAGCACGCCGCGAGCAGGAGCGCGAAGCTGCCACCGCCGCCACCCGGCAGGCCCAGCTGGAGCACGAGACCACCGCCGCCTCTGTGGCCGCCGTGCGCAAGGAGCTCTCCGAGCAGCAGTCCAATGTGACCGCCGCTACCTCCAAACTCTCCGAGCTGCAGGCCACCACGCATTCCACCGAAGACACCCTCGCCAGCATCCGCGCCTCTCTGGCGGCAGAAGAGCACAAGCTGGCCGAGACCCGTGGCGCGTTTGAAAGCCTGTCCAAGGAACTCACGCTCGCTCACGATATCAAGATCACTCAGGAGGTGCTGGCCGCACGTCAGGCGAAGGTGGCCGCCACTGAGCAGCAGCTGGCCGAACTCACCCGCCAGGTGGAGGAGGCCACTCAGCGCCGCGCTCAGCTGGAAACCTCAGTAAATGAAGCCACTCGGCAGATCGCCGAGGCCACCACACGGTGCGATGCTGTCAATCATCAGGAAACCGAGGCCCGCCAGCGTGTGGAGCAGCTCAGCGCCCAGGAGAAGGATCTGCGCGAAGAGATCGCCACGCTCACCACCTCCGCCCAACAGGAGCGCACCTTGTACGATGAGCTGCGCTCCATTTCCAAAGAAGCCCGCCAGGTGCACGAAAGCGAGAGCTCCGCGCTGTCCGCGCAGCTCAAGGACTCCCGTCAGCAAATCAGTAATTGGGAAAGTCATCTCTCCGCGCTGCTCGACTGGAAGGAGCGCATGGATCACAGCCTTTCTCGTGCTCAGGAGTCGGGAGACGACACCCCCGAGGCTCGCAGCGCACGCAACGAGGTGCACATGGCTCTCAGTGCCATTCGCCATATCATGGATCGCATCCAGACCTCCAAGACTGAAGTGGCCGCTGCCGCCTCGGCGCCTGCTGCCAGCCCAGCACCTGAGGATGCCAAAAACAACACGGGCGTACTGGGAGAGATCAAGGCTGGCAGCCGCCTGAGCCGCCTGCGCGAAGAACTGCAGCGCGAGGAGTCACGCCTGCAGTTCCTGCGTCAAAATTCCCGTGCGCTGGAGATTCGTTCCCGCAGCCGCCCACAAGCCCAGCTCGTTCTGGAAGGCCAGACCGGCTCCGCCCAGGATGGTGCCTCCTACTGGGAGGAGCGAATCAAGCGCGCTGCTGCCGATGAGCAGAGCCTGGTGGAAAAAATCGCTGCGCTCAAAGAGCAAATCTCCGAGCTGCGCGTGTAG
- a CDS encoding MBL fold metallo-hydrolase → MRIHTLDLRFIGLPGLIASFLVESGGEYALIETGPGSTLETLRAAVRHAGVDEAAIKKVFVTHIHLDHAGAAGWFAQQGAVIYCHPNAARHLIDPSKLIESARMVYGAQMDALWGDMLPAPADKVIALKDNERVTLGQVEVIAWDTPGHARHHHAFVIGDVCFAGDVAGMRLEGSRYLSVTAAPPQFDPVAYVQSIDRLAAAGFKTLYLTHFGAVEDVAWHLATYRQRVTEVYERVAAGCKEGISVEENRQRYAAAEHQIAIAAGVSEELWLKGEDANVTSMCADGVRLYCEKGR, encoded by the coding sequence ATGCGCATCCATACCCTCGATCTCCGCTTTATCGGCCTTCCTGGTCTCATCGCCTCCTTCCTGGTGGAAAGCGGCGGCGAGTATGCGCTGATCGAGACTGGGCCGGGCTCCACACTGGAGACGCTGCGTGCCGCTGTTCGCCACGCAGGGGTGGATGAAGCCGCGATCAAGAAGGTTTTTGTGACGCATATCCACCTCGACCATGCTGGGGCTGCGGGTTGGTTTGCGCAGCAAGGGGCGGTGATTTACTGCCACCCGAATGCGGCGCGGCATCTCATCGACCCCTCCAAGCTCATTGAAAGCGCACGCATGGTCTATGGCGCGCAGATGGATGCGCTTTGGGGCGATATGCTGCCTGCGCCTGCGGACAAGGTCATCGCCCTGAAGGACAACGAACGGGTGACGCTCGGTCAGGTCGAAGTCATCGCGTGGGACACCCCCGGACATGCGAGGCATCATCACGCCTTCGTCATTGGCGATGTCTGCTTTGCCGGAGATGTGGCGGGCATGCGCCTGGAAGGCAGCCGCTATCTCTCTGTCACAGCCGCTCCTCCGCAGTTTGACCCCGTGGCCTATGTGCAGTCCATCGATCGTCTGGCGGCTGCGGGTTTCAAGACGCTCTACCTGACTCACTTTGGGGCAGTGGAGGACGTGGCCTGGCATCTGGCCACCTACCGCCAGCGTGTCACCGAGGTGTATGAGCGTGTGGCCGCAGGCTGCAAAGAGGGCATCAGCGTGGAAGAAAACCGCCAGCGTTATGCCGCTGCGGAGCACCAGATCGCGATCGCCGCCGGTGTCAGCGAGGAGCTCTGGCTCAAAGGAGAAGACGCCAATGTTACCTCCATGTGCGCCGATGGGGTGCGGCTTTACTGCGAGAAGGGGCGCTAA